In one Janibacter cremeus genomic region, the following are encoded:
- a CDS encoding YigZ family protein: MSQTRYLTIARDGEAEIEVKRSRFRCTLVRVETEDAARAVVERLRKEHWQARHHCSAFVIGPGGGLHRSSDDGEPAGTAGAPMLEVLRGHDVSDVVAVVTRWFGGVLLGAGGLVRAYGDAVRAGLDSVGTLPRSLVLEHELVVSHAEAGRIENELRSRGVLLLETTYATDVTLRLGVPAEQAVGLAPAVSELTAGTGHLLEVGSRWVDQRP, translated from the coding sequence ATGTCGCAGACGAGGTACCTCACGATCGCCCGCGACGGGGAGGCGGAGATCGAGGTGAAGCGCTCACGCTTCCGCTGCACGCTCGTGCGGGTGGAGACCGAGGACGCGGCACGCGCCGTCGTGGAGCGGCTGCGCAAGGAGCACTGGCAGGCCCGTCACCACTGCTCGGCGTTCGTGATCGGTCCCGGTGGCGGGCTCCACCGTTCGTCCGACGACGGCGAGCCCGCAGGGACCGCCGGCGCACCGATGCTCGAGGTCCTGCGCGGGCACGACGTCAGCGACGTCGTCGCGGTCGTCACCCGGTGGTTCGGCGGGGTGCTCCTCGGCGCGGGCGGACTCGTGCGGGCCTACGGGGACGCCGTCCGCGCCGGGCTGGACTCCGTGGGGACGCTGCCGCGGTCGTTGGTGCTCGAGCACGAGCTGGTCGTCTCCCATGCCGAGGCCGGCCGCATCGAGAACGAGCTGCGCTCGCGCGGGGTCCTCCTCCTCGAGACGACCTACGCCACCGACGTGACCCTCCGGCTCGGCGTCCCTGCAGAGCAGGCGGTCGGACTCGCCCCCGCGGTGTCGGAGCTCACCGCCGGCACCGGTCACCTGCTCGAGGTGGGTTCACGCTGGGTCGATCAGCGCCCCTGA
- a CDS encoding adenosine deaminase, whose amino-acid sequence MSLDERTITALPKVVLHDHLDGGVRPATVLEIADEVGHELPVSGADRTAEGLARWFRESADSGSLERYLETFAHTVGVMQTASALRRVARESVLDLARDGVVYAESRYAPEQHLEGGLSLEQVVEEVDAGFREGEEQAAAEGHPIVVRSLLTAMRHAAKSREIAELAVRYRDLGVAGFDIAGAEAGHPPSRHLDAFEYLRRENAHFTIHAGEAFGLPSIWEALQWCGADRLGHGVRIVDDIGFADGTVTDDPLAANRAACEDPSVLRLGRLAAFVRDKRVPLEMCPHSNVQTGAAPSIAAHPITLLTRLRYRVTLNTDNRLMSDTSMTKEMLALVTEAGWTLEDLRWVTTNAMKSAFLPFDERLELIEGTIKPAYAAAGAATS is encoded by the coding sequence ATGAGCCTCGACGAGCGGACGATCACGGCTCTTCCCAAGGTCGTCCTCCACGACCACCTGGACGGGGGCGTCCGGCCCGCCACCGTCCTCGAGATCGCCGACGAGGTGGGGCACGAGTTGCCGGTGAGCGGTGCGGACCGCACCGCCGAGGGGCTGGCCCGGTGGTTCCGCGAGTCCGCCGACTCCGGGTCCCTGGAGCGCTACCTCGAGACCTTCGCCCACACCGTGGGCGTCATGCAGACCGCGTCGGCCCTGCGCCGTGTGGCGCGGGAGTCGGTGCTCGACTTGGCGCGTGACGGGGTCGTCTACGCCGAGTCGCGCTACGCCCCGGAGCAGCACCTCGAGGGCGGCCTGAGCCTGGAGCAGGTCGTCGAGGAGGTGGATGCCGGCTTCCGCGAGGGCGAGGAGCAGGCGGCCGCCGAGGGGCACCCGATCGTCGTGCGGAGCCTGCTGACGGCGATGCGGCACGCGGCCAAGTCCCGGGAGATCGCCGAGCTCGCGGTGCGGTACCGGGACCTCGGCGTCGCCGGCTTCGACATCGCCGGCGCCGAGGCGGGGCACCCGCCGAGCCGGCACCTGGACGCCTTCGAGTACCTCCGGCGGGAGAACGCCCACTTCACGATCCACGCCGGGGAGGCCTTCGGTCTGCCGAGCATCTGGGAGGCGCTGCAGTGGTGCGGAGCCGACCGGCTCGGGCACGGGGTGCGGATCGTCGACGACATCGGCTTCGCGGACGGCACGGTCACCGACGACCCGCTCGCGGCGAACCGGGCCGCCTGCGAGGACCCGTCCGTGCTGCGGCTCGGGCGACTGGCCGCCTTCGTCCGGGACAAGCGGGTGCCACTGGAGATGTGCCCGCACAGCAACGTGCAGACGGGTGCCGCCCCGTCCATCGCCGCGCACCCGATCACGCTCCTGACGAGGCTGCGCTACCGGGTGACGCTCAACACCGACAACCGACTGATGTCGGACACGTCGATGACGAAGGAGATGCTGGCTCTCGTCACCGAAGCGGGCTGGACGCTGGAGGACCTGCGGTGGGTCACGACGAATGCCATGAAGTCGGCCTTCCTCCCCTTCGACGAGCGTCTCGAGCTGATCGAGGGGACGATCAAGCCCGCCTACGCGGCGGCGGGCGCCGCCACCAGCTGA
- a CDS encoding purine-nucleoside phosphorylase — MIDATSAAPASPDDPDSTAPFALARAAAATIAERSGVDTHDVALVLGSGWGQAADLVGETRAAFDQADVPGFAAAAVAGHSGQVRSVEIAATGRRALVFGTRTHFYEGRGVRAVVHAVRTAAAAGCRAVVLTNGSGGLRPEWAPGTPVLISDHLNLTATSPIEGANFVDLTDLYSSRLRDLAREVDPSLGEGVYAQFPGPHYETPAEVRMAGVLGADLVGMSTALEAIAAREAGLEVLGVSLVTNQAAGISGSPLAHDEVVAAGQAAAERCGRLLADIVGRI; from the coding sequence GTGATCGATGCGACCTCTGCCGCCCCAGCCAGCCCGGACGACCCGGACAGCACGGCCCCCTTCGCCCTCGCCCGGGCGGCCGCGGCGACCATCGCCGAGCGCTCCGGCGTCGACACGCACGACGTGGCGCTCGTCCTCGGTTCCGGGTGGGGTCAGGCCGCCGACCTCGTCGGGGAGACCCGGGCCGCCTTCGACCAGGCCGACGTGCCCGGCTTCGCCGCGGCCGCGGTCGCCGGACACTCCGGGCAGGTGCGGTCGGTCGAGATCGCCGCTACCGGGCGTCGCGCGCTCGTCTTCGGCACCCGCACCCACTTCTACGAGGGGCGCGGCGTGCGCGCCGTCGTCCACGCCGTGCGCACCGCCGCCGCGGCCGGCTGCCGGGCGGTCGTGCTGACCAACGGGTCCGGGGGGTTGCGACCCGAGTGGGCGCCGGGCACCCCGGTCCTCATCAGCGACCACCTCAACCTCACCGCGACCTCCCCGATCGAGGGGGCCAACTTCGTCGACCTCACCGACCTCTACAGCTCCCGGCTGCGCGACCTCGCCCGCGAGGTCGACCCCTCCCTCGGTGAGGGCGTGTACGCGCAGTTCCCGGGGCCGCACTACGAGACCCCGGCCGAGGTGCGCATGGCCGGGGTGCTCGGCGCCGACCTCGTCGGCATGAGCACCGCCCTCGAGGCCATCGCCGCGCGCGAGGCCGGGCTCGAGGTCCTGGGTGTCTCCCTCGTGACCAACCAGGCCGCCGGCATCAGCGGGTCCCCGCTGGCCCACGACGAGGTGGTCGCCGCCGGGCAGGCGGCCGCCGAGCGGTGCGGGCGTCTGCTCGCCGACATCGTCGGCCGGATCTGA
- a CDS encoding uridine kinase family protein, whose translation MTAPDQTPARGRVVVLAGPSGSGKSRLADRLHRRHGWPVVRLDDFYRGHDDPGLPRSEELGMVDWDHPDSWNQEAAVASLARLLEVGRESMPLYDIATSRVTGERTVTARPDDLVVAEGIFAAEAVPALREAGLLHSAWCIRHRRWHTFFLRLARDLAERRKPPLTLLRRGLVLVRDEPRVVARHVALGAREASPAQAEQLLDGA comes from the coding sequence GTGACCGCGCCCGACCAGACCCCAGCACGCGGACGCGTCGTCGTCCTCGCTGGTCCGAGCGGGTCGGGCAAGTCCCGCCTGGCCGATCGGCTGCACCGCCGGCACGGGTGGCCGGTCGTGCGCCTCGATGACTTCTACCGTGGCCACGACGACCCGGGGCTCCCCCGCAGCGAGGAGCTGGGGATGGTCGACTGGGACCACCCGGACAGCTGGAACCAGGAGGCCGCCGTCGCCTCGCTGGCACGACTCCTGGAGGTCGGCCGGGAGTCGATGCCCCTCTACGACATCGCCACCTCCCGGGTGACGGGTGAGCGCACCGTGACCGCCCGGCCGGACGACCTCGTCGTCGCGGAGGGGATCTTCGCCGCCGAGGCGGTACCGGCGCTCCGCGAGGCCGGTCTGCTGCACTCCGCGTGGTGCATCCGCCACCGTCGGTGGCACACCTTCTTCCTGCGTCTGGCCCGCGACCTCGCCGAGCGGCGCAAGCCACCGCTCACGCTGCTCCGACGTGGCCTGGTGCTCGTGCGCGACGAGCCCCGGGTGGTCGCGCGCCACGTCGCCCTCGGTGCCCGTGAGGCGTCGCCCGCGCAGGCCGAGCAGCTGCTCGACGGGGCCTGA
- a CDS encoding cupin domain-containing protein yields the protein MPDLNTTPSIIDVPGGKVIAEHVGRVATGTEAMSVAHMTAPADWSEPAQRPEFDEVTLVVAGTVLVEHDGGTTTVAAGQSIVTRAGERVRYSTGADGAEYVAICTPAFAPDTVHREEEG from the coding sequence GTGCCCGACCTCAACACCACCCCCTCGATCATCGACGTACCGGGTGGCAAGGTCATCGCCGAGCACGTCGGCCGGGTGGCCACCGGCACGGAGGCGATGTCGGTGGCCCACATGACCGCGCCGGCAGACTGGTCCGAGCCGGCCCAGCGTCCGGAGTTCGACGAGGTCACGCTCGTCGTCGCCGGGACGGTCCTCGTCGAGCACGACGGCGGCACGACCACCGTCGCGGCCGGGCAGAGCATCGTCACCAGGGCAGGGGAGCGGGTGCGGTACTCCACCGGCGCCGACGGCGCCGAGTACGTCGCGATCTGCACTCCCGCCTTCGCCCCCGACACCGTCCACCGGGAGGAGGAGGGATGA
- a CDS encoding phospho-sugar mutase gives MLETGRHGTAVADDLVEAAREWAADDPDPETRAEMESLVLAVEGGDPAARADLTDRFGGLLQFGTAGLRGALGAGPHRMNRAVVIRAAAGLVAHLEEVTDTPFVVIGRDARHKSEAFATDTAAVVTAAGGRAVLLPEPLPTPVLAFAVRHLGADAGVMVTASHNPPQDNGYKVYLGDGSQIVPPVDGQIAAQIERVASVASVPRAESGWELLGEEIVEAYLEAISAVVAPDTPRDVTVLHTSLHGVGDRTVQRAFARAGFPEPQRVTGQADPDPDFPTVSFPNPEEDGALDLALTQAAQHSPDLVIANDPDADRCAVAVPSDGGWRLLRGDELGVLLASHLIMRGVPEGRRMANSIVSSRLLAAMCAQSGVAHEETLTGFKWIARVPGLYYGYEEALGYCVAPDIVRDKDGISAALLIAELAAILKAEGRSLLSVLDDLHTQLGVHATDAFSVRVTDLADLGLLMTRLREDPPAQLAGSPVTRADDLSLGDGRLPPTDGLRYLLADATRVIVRPSGTEPKLKVYLEAIEPVAEPADLASARERAAQRLGRVRAAMAALTSLA, from the coding sequence GTGCTGGAGACCGGGCGCCACGGGACGGCCGTCGCCGACGACCTCGTCGAGGCCGCTCGCGAGTGGGCGGCGGACGACCCCGACCCCGAGACCAGGGCCGAGATGGAGTCGCTCGTCCTCGCCGTCGAAGGGGGTGACCCCGCCGCCCGCGCCGACCTCACCGACCGCTTCGGTGGGCTGCTGCAGTTCGGCACCGCCGGCCTGCGCGGGGCCCTCGGCGCCGGTCCGCACCGGATGAACCGCGCCGTGGTCATCCGTGCGGCCGCGGGGCTGGTGGCCCACCTCGAGGAGGTGACCGACACCCCCTTCGTCGTCATCGGACGGGACGCGCGGCACAAGTCCGAGGCCTTCGCCACGGACACGGCTGCCGTCGTCACCGCCGCCGGCGGACGGGCGGTCCTGCTGCCGGAGCCGCTGCCGACCCCGGTGCTCGCCTTCGCCGTCCGCCACCTCGGCGCGGACGCCGGCGTCATGGTCACGGCCAGCCACAACCCACCGCAGGACAACGGCTACAAGGTCTACCTCGGCGACGGCAGCCAGATCGTGCCGCCGGTCGACGGACAGATCGCCGCGCAGATCGAGCGCGTCGCATCCGTCGCCTCCGTGCCGCGCGCCGAGTCGGGGTGGGAGCTGCTCGGTGAGGAGATCGTCGAGGCCTACCTCGAGGCGATCAGCGCCGTCGTCGCCCCCGACACTCCGCGCGACGTGACCGTCCTGCACACCTCGCTGCACGGCGTCGGGGACAGGACCGTGCAGCGGGCCTTCGCCCGAGCCGGCTTCCCCGAGCCGCAGCGGGTGACCGGCCAGGCCGACCCGGACCCGGACTTCCCGACCGTCAGCTTCCCCAACCCCGAGGAGGACGGCGCCCTCGACCTCGCCCTGACCCAGGCTGCCCAGCACTCCCCCGACCTCGTCATCGCCAACGACCCCGACGCCGACCGCTGTGCGGTTGCCGTCCCCTCGGACGGGGGGTGGCGGCTCCTGCGCGGCGACGAGCTCGGTGTCCTGCTCGCCTCGCACCTGATCATGCGCGGCGTCCCCGAGGGACGCCGGATGGCCAACTCGATCGTCTCCTCCCGCCTGCTCGCCGCCATGTGCGCCCAGTCCGGGGTGGCGCACGAGGAGACGCTCACCGGGTTCAAGTGGATCGCCCGCGTCCCGGGCCTGTACTACGGGTACGAGGAGGCGCTCGGCTACTGCGTCGCGCCGGACATCGTCCGCGACAAGGACGGGATCTCCGCCGCCCTGCTCATCGCGGAGCTCGCCGCGATCCTCAAGGCCGAGGGGAGGAGCCTGCTGTCGGTCCTCGACGACCTGCACACCCAGCTGGGGGTGCACGCCACCGATGCCTTCTCGGTCCGGGTCACCGACCTCGCCGACCTGGGCCTGCTCATGACCCGCCTGCGGGAGGACCCACCTGCGCAGCTCGCCGGCTCCCCGGTCACCCGGGCGGACGACCTCTCGCTCGGCGACGGTCGACTGCCGCCCACGGACGGGTTGCGCTACCTGCTCGCCGACGCGACGCGGGTCATCGTGCGGCCATCCGGCACCGAGCCGAAACTCAAGGTCTACCTCGAGGCGATCGAGCCGGTCGCGGAGCCTGCCGACCTGGCATCTGCCCGTGAGCGGGCGGCCCAGCGACTGGGGCGGGTGCGCGCGGCGATGGCGGCCCTGACGTCCCTGGCCTGA
- the deoC gene encoding deoxyribose-phosphate aldolase, with amino-acid sequence MTRPPFAPGSTLTVQDVADLIDHALLKPELTPDEVTASVRELAAHRIWSVCVRPSDVALATATIAEVDDSPTRVCTVIGFPHGTTSTAAKVAESRQALADGATELDMVLNIGRLRGGDLTAVRDDIAAVVAVGHEAGALVKVIFETALLDESAKVDACRASADAGADFTKTSTGFAGGGATLTDVALMRSHTPERMEVKASGGVRDIPTLLAMLAEGVTRIGTSSTVKLLAEAGDLGSSAMVVPEPGRVEDVAAEGY; translated from the coding sequence ATGACGCGTCCCCCCTTCGCCCCCGGCAGCACCCTCACCGTCCAGGACGTCGCCGACCTCATCGACCACGCCCTGCTCAAGCCCGAGCTGACGCCGGACGAGGTGACTGCCTCGGTCCGGGAGCTGGCCGCCCACCGCATCTGGAGCGTGTGCGTCCGGCCGAGCGACGTGGCCCTGGCCACGGCCACGATCGCGGAGGTCGATGACAGCCCCACCCGGGTGTGCACGGTCATCGGCTTCCCCCACGGGACCACCTCCACGGCCGCCAAGGTCGCCGAGTCGCGTCAAGCCCTCGCCGACGGCGCGACCGAGCTGGACATGGTGCTCAACATCGGCCGGCTGCGCGGGGGGGACCTCACGGCCGTGCGCGACGACATCGCCGCGGTCGTCGCGGTCGGGCACGAGGCCGGCGCGCTCGTCAAGGTCATCTTCGAGACGGCGTTGCTCGACGAGTCCGCCAAGGTCGACGCCTGCCGGGCCAGCGCGGATGCGGGCGCGGACTTCACCAAGACCTCGACGGGCTTCGCTGGTGGTGGCGCCACCCTCACCGACGTCGCCCTCATGCGGTCACACACACCGGAGCGCATGGAGGTCAAGGCCTCGGGCGGTGTCCGGGACATCCCGACCCTGTTGGCGATGCTGGCCGAGGGAGTCACCCGCATCGGCACCTCGAGCACGGTGAAGCTGCTCGCGGAGGCAGGCGATCTCGGGTCCTCGGCCATGGTCGTCCCCGAGCCGGGACGGGTGGAGGACGTCGCCGCCGAGGGCTACTGA
- a CDS encoding thymidine phosphorylase, whose translation MSDPVEQHDVVDVIRTKRDRGELSDSQIDWVVDAYTRGVVADEQMSSLAMAILLNGMTRPEIARWTAAMIDSGERMDFTSLSRPTADKHSTGGVGDKITLPLAPLVAVFDVAVPQLSGRGLGHTGGTLDKLEAIPGWQADLTNEAMLAQLEDVGAVICAAGPGLAPADKKLYALRDVTGTVEAIPLIASSIMSKKIAEGTGSLVLDVKVGSGAFMKTREDATELARTMVDLGTDAGVNTVALITDMSVPLGLTAGNGLEVRETLEVLSGGGPQDVVELTVAIAEEMTRAAGREVGAEELRAALSDGRAMDVWRRMISAQGGDPDAPLPTAAATETIAADADGHLEHVDAFAVGLAAWRLGAGRARKEDPVQAAAGVELHARPGDRVRRGDPLMTLHTDTPERFARAREAVEGAWRISDAVPVPRSVVLDRITATKD comes from the coding sequence GTGAGTGATCCGGTGGAGCAGCACGACGTCGTCGACGTCATCCGCACCAAGCGTGATCGGGGTGAGCTGAGCGACTCCCAGATCGACTGGGTGGTCGACGCCTACACACGCGGCGTGGTCGCCGACGAGCAGATGTCCTCGCTCGCCATGGCCATCCTGCTCAACGGCATGACGCGGCCGGAGATCGCGCGCTGGACCGCGGCGATGATCGACAGTGGCGAGCGGATGGACTTCACCTCGCTGAGCCGCCCCACCGCCGACAAGCACTCCACGGGTGGGGTGGGGGACAAGATCACCCTGCCGCTCGCCCCGCTCGTCGCCGTCTTCGACGTCGCGGTGCCCCAGCTCTCCGGTCGGGGGCTCGGTCACACGGGTGGCACTCTCGACAAGCTCGAGGCGATCCCCGGCTGGCAGGCGGACCTCACCAACGAGGCGATGCTGGCCCAGCTCGAGGACGTCGGAGCCGTCATCTGCGCCGCCGGGCCGGGGCTGGCCCCGGCCGACAAGAAGCTCTACGCCCTCCGGGACGTCACCGGGACGGTCGAGGCCATCCCGCTCATCGCGAGCTCCATCATGAGCAAGAAGATCGCCGAGGGCACCGGCTCGCTCGTCCTCGACGTCAAGGTCGGATCGGGCGCATTCATGAAGACGCGGGAGGACGCCACCGAGCTGGCCCGCACCATGGTCGACCTGGGCACCGATGCGGGCGTGAACACCGTCGCCCTGATCACCGACATGTCCGTCCCGCTCGGGCTGACCGCGGGCAACGGCCTCGAGGTCCGGGAGACCCTCGAGGTGCTCTCCGGAGGGGGACCGCAGGACGTGGTCGAGCTGACCGTCGCGATCGCCGAGGAGATGACCCGGGCAGCCGGTCGCGAGGTGGGGGCCGAGGAGCTGCGGGCCGCGCTGTCCGACGGTCGTGCGATGGATGTCTGGCGCCGGATGATCTCCGCCCAGGGCGGGGACCCGGACGCACCGCTGCCGACGGCGGCGGCGACCGAGACGATCGCCGCGGACGCCGATGGCCATCTGGAGCACGTCGACGCCTTCGCCGTCGGACTCGCGGCCTGGCGTCTGGGCGCCGGCCGTGCCCGCAAGGAGGACCCGGTGCAGGCCGCCGCCGGCGTCGAGCTCCATGCGCGACCCGGGGACCGTGTCCGTCGCGGTGACCCCCTGATGACCCTGCACACCGACACCCCGGAGCGTTTCGCCCGGGCCCGTGAGGCCGTGGAGGGGGCGTGGCGGATCAGCGACGCGGTCCCGGTGCCACGGTCGGTCGTGCTCGACCGGATCACTGCGACGAAGGACTGA
- a CDS encoding NAD(P)H-quinone dehydrogenase has translation MDGRVTRTSSVVILGGGPGGYEAALVAARLGATVTIVDRDGIGGAAVLTDCVPSKTLIATADYLGGFEIASELGVHLEDDGDGHATEPVAELAAINERVLGLAAAQSDDIVTRLVEVGVRVVTGHGRLEAPGRVVVETDGGSEAIDADVVLVSTGATPRVLDSARPDGERILTWQQIYALPELPEKLIVVGSGVTGAELAQAYLGLGSDVTLVSSRDLVLPQEDQDAAAVIEDVFRRRGMTVLNRSRMASARREGDGVVVTLEDGRRVEGSHVLIAVGAVPQTADLGLEEVGVELSDSGHIVTDRVSRTSVRGIYAAGDCTGVFALASVAAVQGRTAMAHALGDAVTPLRMSAVASNVFTDPEIATVGVSAADAEDNPDVESVMMPLSRNPRAKMLGIREGFVKLFAYRGTGTVLGGVVVAPRASELIFPLALAVQNRLSVDQVASTSSVYPSLTGSLAEAARRLHPSRPE, from the coding sequence TTGGATGGCCGTGTGACACGAACCAGCTCTGTTGTGATCCTCGGCGGTGGCCCCGGCGGCTACGAGGCGGCCCTGGTGGCCGCCCGGCTCGGCGCGACCGTCACCATCGTCGACCGGGACGGCATCGGTGGCGCCGCGGTGCTCACCGACTGCGTCCCCAGCAAGACCCTCATCGCGACCGCCGACTACCTCGGGGGCTTCGAGATCGCCTCCGAGCTGGGGGTGCACCTCGAGGACGACGGGGACGGCCATGCCACCGAGCCGGTGGCCGAGCTCGCGGCGATCAACGAGCGCGTCCTCGGGCTGGCCGCGGCGCAGTCCGACGACATCGTCACCCGGCTGGTCGAGGTCGGCGTGCGGGTCGTCACCGGGCACGGGCGGCTCGAGGCGCCGGGCCGGGTCGTCGTCGAGACCGACGGCGGCTCCGAGGCGATCGACGCCGATGTCGTCCTCGTCAGCACGGGTGCGACCCCGCGGGTGCTCGACTCCGCCCGGCCGGACGGGGAGCGGATCCTCACCTGGCAGCAGATCTACGCCCTGCCGGAGCTGCCCGAGAAACTCATCGTCGTCGGCTCCGGTGTCACCGGTGCCGAGCTCGCGCAGGCCTACCTCGGCCTCGGCAGCGACGTCACGCTCGTCTCCTCCCGCGACCTCGTGCTGCCCCAGGAGGACCAGGACGCGGCCGCGGTCATCGAGGACGTCTTCCGCCGGCGCGGCATGACCGTCCTCAACCGCTCCCGGATGGCCAGTGCCCGCCGCGAGGGCGATGGCGTCGTCGTCACCCTCGAGGACGGTCGCCGGGTCGAGGGCAGCCACGTGCTCATCGCCGTCGGTGCCGTCCCGCAGACGGCCGACCTGGGTCTGGAGGAGGTCGGCGTCGAGCTGAGCGACTCCGGGCACATCGTCACCGACCGCGTCTCGCGCACGTCGGTCCGGGGGATCTACGCGGCCGGTGACTGCACCGGTGTCTTCGCGCTGGCCTCCGTCGCCGCGGTGCAGGGCCGCACGGCCATGGCCCATGCGCTCGGCGACGCGGTGACCCCCCTGCGCATGTCGGCCGTCGCGAGCAACGTCTTCACCGACCCGGAGATCGCCACCGTGGGTGTCAGCGCCGCCGACGCCGAGGACAACCCCGACGTCGAGAGCGTGATGATGCCGCTCTCGCGCAACCCGCGGGCGAAGATGCTCGGTATCCGGGAGGGCTTCGTCAAGCTCTTCGCCTACCGGGGGACCGGCACCGTGCTCGGCGGCGTGGTCGTGGCGCCACGCGCGTCGGAGCTGATCTTCCCGCTCGCGCTCGCGGTGCAGAACCGCCTGTCGGTCGACCAGGTCGCCTCGACCTCCTCCGTCTACCCCTCGCTCACCGGGTCCCTGGCCGAGGCGGCCCGCCGGCTGCACCCGTCGCGACCGGAATGA
- a CDS encoding MFS transporter, giving the protein MLALCGTVVSLQQTMVLPLLPELPALIGTSTSNASWIITATLIAGAVATPVISRMADMYGKRRMILLTLAIVAAGALLGGTSTALPLLILARVLQGIGMALVPVGIATMRDELEPEKVPLAVALMSATLAIGAGVGLPLGGYLAQAFDWHVVLWLPGVLAVVMLVLVLMTVSESAVRTAGAFDFRGAVLLSLALVLLLVAVSKGADWGWTDARTLAAFGAGLVLVAIFVPVELRIPNPLVDIRTAAQPVVMSANTISVFMGFGMFVNMLVSTQLLQTPEETGYGLGLDALHAGLWMAPSAVVFGVLAPVSGWVTRRFGPELAIGIGGVIMTVSYLARIPLSGSVALVVVGTIVVTVGTALAYSALPTLIMRSVPVTETAAANGLNTLLRSVGTSSASAITAAVFAASITSTTGGFPSAGALTLMFVLAAVASGISSVLILPFLRRRAIEGDDQPTERLTVDHVVHGRVVDADGDEVAGAIVTVMGGRGSHVDWARTDSAGDFSAATAGPMRHLFVVSAEGWSPVSVYADLTDDRTLPPFVLADRLTVRGQITDPQGRPAPDVSVVITKRTGGSVSWVRTDDDGRYTLPLPREGAYDLTAVDRATRATRSRILTTGGRSVEVDLQLQEQPLIPVATGAAGGPPRPGTR; this is encoded by the coding sequence GTGCTCGCCCTGTGCGGGACCGTCGTCTCGCTGCAGCAGACCATGGTGCTGCCGCTGCTGCCCGAGCTGCCGGCCCTCATCGGCACGAGCACCAGCAATGCCTCGTGGATCATCACGGCGACGCTGATCGCGGGCGCCGTGGCCACGCCGGTGATCTCGCGCATGGCCGACATGTACGGCAAGCGCCGGATGATCCTGCTGACCCTGGCGATCGTGGCGGCCGGAGCGCTCCTCGGCGGCACGTCCACGGCGCTCCCCCTGCTGATCCTCGCGCGGGTCCTCCAGGGCATCGGCATGGCCCTCGTGCCCGTCGGCATCGCGACGATGCGGGACGAGCTGGAGCCCGAGAAGGTACCGCTCGCGGTCGCGCTGATGAGCGCGACGCTCGCCATCGGCGCCGGTGTCGGCCTCCCCCTCGGCGGCTACCTCGCCCAGGCCTTCGACTGGCACGTCGTCCTCTGGCTGCCCGGGGTCCTCGCCGTCGTCATGCTCGTCCTCGTCCTCATGACGGTCTCCGAGTCGGCGGTCCGCACGGCCGGCGCCTTCGACTTCCGCGGGGCCGTCCTGCTCAGCCTCGCCCTCGTCCTGCTCCTCGTCGCCGTCTCGAAGGGGGCCGACTGGGGCTGGACCGACGCCCGCACCCTCGCCGCGTTCGGGGCCGGCCTCGTCCTGGTGGCGATCTTCGTGCCGGTCGAGCTGCGCATCCCCAACCCGCTCGTCGACATCCGCACGGCCGCCCAGCCGGTCGTGATGTCGGCCAACACCATCTCCGTCTTCATGGGCTTCGGCATGTTCGTCAACATGCTCGTGTCCACCCAGCTGCTCCAGACCCCGGAGGAGACCGGCTACGGGCTCGGCCTCGACGCGCTCCACGCCGGTCTGTGGATGGCACCGTCGGCCGTGGTGTTCGGGGTACTCGCCCCGGTGTCCGGGTGGGTGACCCGACGCTTCGGTCCCGAGCTGGCGATCGGCATCGGCGGCGTCATCATGACCGTCTCCTACCTCGCGCGCATCCCCCTCAGCGGCTCCGTCGCCCTCGTGGTCGTCGGGACCATCGTCGTCACCGTCGGCACGGCCCTGGCCTACTCCGCGTTGCCCACGCTGATCATGCGGTCCGTCCCCGTCACCGAGACGGCGGCTGCCAACGGCCTGAACACCCTGCTGCGATCGGTCGGCACCTCGAGCGCCAGCGCGATCACCGCCGCGGTCTTCGCGGCGAGCATCACCTCGACGACGGGCGGCTTCCCGTCCGCCGGCGCGCTGACCCTGATGTTCGTCCTCGCCGCCGTCGCCTCGGGCATCAGCAGCGTCCTCATCCTGCCCTTCCTGCGGCGTCGTGCGATCGAGGGTGATGACCAGCCGACCGAGCGGCTCACCGTCGACCACGTGGTCCACGGCCGGGTCGTCGATGCGGACGGGGACGAGGTCGCGGGCGCGATCGTCACCGTCATGGGCGGTCGCGGCAGCCACGTCGACTGGGCACGCACGGACTCCGCGGGCGACTTCAGCGCGGCCACCGCCGGCCCGATGCGCCACCTCTTCGTCGTCTCGGCGGAGGGGTGGTCACCGGTGTCGGTCTACGCCGACCTCACCGACGACCGGACCTTGCCCCCCTTCGTCCTGGCGGACCGGCTCACCGTCCGGGGGCAGATCACCGACCCGCAGGGCCGACCCGCCCCGGACGTCTCGGTCGTCATCACCAAACGGACCGGGGGGTCGGTGTCGTGGGTGCGCACGGACGACGACGGCCGCTACACGCTCCCGTTGCCCCGCGAGGGCGCCTACGACCTCACGGCCGTCGACCGCGCGACGCGGGCCACGCGCAGCCGCATCCTCACCACCGGCGGCCGGTCCGTCGAGGTGGACCTGCAGCTGCAGGAGCAGCCGCTCATTCCGGTCGCGACGGGTGCAGCCGGCGGGCCGCCTCGGCCAGGGACCCGGTGA